In Hyphomicrobiales bacterium, a genomic segment contains:
- the ftsY gene encoding signal recognition particle-docking protein FtsY, which produces PEPEPEPEPEPEPEPEPEPEPEPEPEPEPEPEPEPEPEPEPEPEPAEDQPASSDEEPDKKSWFQRLRSGLSKSSSALTGNITAIFTQRKLDDDTIQELEDVLIQADLGLETAVAITDALSTNRYGKNIEEQEIRGVLAEEVEKVLSPVAVPLELNLEHKPHIILVVGVNGTGKTTTIGKLTAKLTREGANVMLAAGDTFRAAAVEQLKIWGERTGAPVISRDIGADASGLAFDAIKEAKAAGSDVLMIDTAGRLQNRVELMEELEKIIRVIKKQDETAPHTVLLTLDATTGQNALQQVEIFKEKAGVNGLVMTKLDGTARGGILVAISAKHKLPVYFVGVGEGIDDLEPFEADEFAKAIAGLA; this is translated from the coding sequence AGCCAGAGCCAGAGCCAGAGCCAGAGCCAGAGCCAGAGCCAGAGCCAGAGCCAGAGCCAGAGCCAGAGCCAGAGCCAGAGCCAGAGCCAGAGCCAGAGCCAGAGCCAGAGCCAGAGCCAGAGCCAGAGCCAGAGCCGGCGGAAGACCAACCTGCTTCTTCCGATGAAGAGCCTGACAAAAAGTCATGGTTTCAGCGCTTGCGCTCGGGCCTATCTAAATCTTCTTCCGCGCTGACGGGCAACATCACGGCTATTTTTACACAGCGCAAACTCGACGATGACACCATACAAGAATTGGAAGACGTGCTTATACAAGCCGACCTTGGTCTTGAAACAGCAGTGGCTATCACAGATGCTTTGTCTACTAATCGATATGGTAAAAATATTGAAGAACAAGAGATACGCGGTGTTTTGGCTGAAGAAGTGGAGAAAGTATTATCTCCAGTTGCCGTGCCACTAGAGCTTAATCTTGAGCATAAACCGCACATCATTTTGGTGGTTGGGGTGAATGGTACCGGCAAGACTACGACCATTGGCAAATTAACAGCGAAACTGACCCGTGAAGGAGCCAATGTGATGTTGGCGGCGGGTGATACATTCCGAGCAGCGGCTGTGGAGCAGCTCAAAATCTGGGGTGAGCGCACTGGAGCGCCGGTTATATCTCGTGACATAGGTGCTGATGCCTCAGGCCTTGCCTTTGATGCGATAAAAGAAGCGAAAGCAGCAGGCAGTGATGTCTTGATGATTGATACGGCTGGCCGACTCCAAAACCGTGTTGAGTTAATGGAGGAGCTTGAGAAAATAATCCGTGTCATCAAAAAACAAGATGAAACTGCGCCTCATACGGTTTTACTGACCCTTGATGCGACAACGGGTCAAAATGCATTACAACAAGTAGAAATTTTCAAGGAAAAAGCTGGTGTGAATGGCTTGGTGATGACCAAGCTGGATGGTACAGCGCGCGGCGGTATTTTGGTTGCTATTTCCGCCAAGCATAAACTGCCGGTCTATTTTGTCGGCGTTGGCGAAGGAATTGATGATCTTGAGCCGTTTGAGGCGGATGAATTTGCCAAAGCGATTGCGGGTCTTGCTTAA
- a CDS encoding septation protein A: protein MKKPEVNPILKFALELGPLLVFFFVNSRGEKLAESFPILARFGEPIFMATGLFMVAMVISLTVSLILTKTVPIMPLVTLVVVLIFGGLTLYLQDEIFIKMKPTIVNVIFGSALFIGLFYGKLVLKYVFGAAFKLKEEGWEILTKRWGMFFFFLAILNEVVWRNYSTDFWVAFKVWGTMPITMVFAIVQMGIVTKYALPEEDDEQENQPAD, encoded by the coding sequence ATGAAAAAACCTGAAGTAAATCCTATTTTGAAGTTTGCCCTCGAGTTGGGGCCATTGCTTGTGTTCTTTTTTGTGAATTCGCGCGGCGAAAAGCTTGCCGAGAGTTTTCCTATTTTAGCGCGATTTGGTGAGCCGATCTTCATGGCAACAGGTTTGTTCATGGTTGCGATGGTGATTTCCCTGACGGTCTCTTTGATCTTGACGAAAACCGTTCCTATCATGCCGCTTGTGACCCTTGTTGTTGTTTTGATTTTCGGTGGTCTTACGCTTTATTTACAAGACGAGATTTTTATCAAAATGAAGCCGACTATCGTGAATGTTATATTCGGTAGCGCTTTGTTTATAGGCCTTTTTTATGGAAAATTGGTTTTGAAATATGTTTTTGGAGCGGCTTTCAAACTCAAAGAAGAAGGTTGGGAAATACTGACCAAGCGATGGGGCATGTTTTTCTTTTTTCTCGCCATCTTGAATGAGGTGGTTTGGCGGAATTACTCGACAGATTTCTGGGTTGCCTTCAAGGTTTGGGGAACAATGCCAATTACGATGGTCTTTGCAATTGTGCAGATGGGTATTGTCACTAAATATGCTCTGCCTGAGGAGGATGATGAGCAGGAAAATCAACCGGCTGATTAG
- a CDS encoding DUF1223 domain-containing protein encodes MHLLTSMKKLLPSFFLAMKSSGILLSASAFGVSMVAAPAAFAGAKGVVELYTSQGCSSCPPADKLAHEYSKNPDLVVLTLPVTYWDYLGWKDTFAHKEFTNRQYSYAGLRGDRSVYTPQVVVNGYDHAVGSNASEINTLLSSGSLPVDVDIKSAGESVIIKVDGLSSYSAATIWVALLKKEGTVAIGRGENRNRKITYTNIVREMRPLGEWNGDPMAVKLSKSDLMKGEVDSFAILLQTKHKGHPSNILGAAIWDGT; translated from the coding sequence ATGCATCTTTTGACTTCGATGAAGAAACTGCTGCCATCATTTTTTTTAGCAATGAAATCGTCTGGAATTTTATTGAGTGCTAGCGCTTTTGGCGTCTCAATGGTTGCTGCGCCTGCTGCTTTTGCAGGTGCAAAGGGTGTTGTCGAGCTCTATACAAGTCAAGGCTGCTCTTCTTGCCCTCCTGCAGATAAGTTGGCGCATGAGTATTCAAAAAACCCTGATCTGGTGGTTTTAACGCTGCCGGTTACTTATTGGGATTATCTCGGCTGGAAAGATACATTCGCCCATAAAGAATTCACCAATCGCCAATATAGCTATGCGGGTTTGCGCGGGGATCGTTCTGTTTATACGCCGCAAGTCGTTGTGAATGGATACGACCATGCGGTTGGTAGCAATGCATCAGAAATTAACACTCTTTTATCTAGCGGATCCTTACCTGTTGATGTCGATATTAAGTCGGCAGGCGAAAGTGTGATTATCAAGGTTGATGGGCTTTCTTCTTATAGCGCCGCTACTATTTGGGTGGCGCTTTTGAAAAAAGAAGGCACTGTTGCCATTGGCCGCGGGGAAAACAGGAATCGTAAAATCACTTACACGAATATTGTTAGAGAAATGCGCCCTCTAGGAGAATGGAATGGTGACCCTATGGCTGTTAAATTGTCTAAGAGTGATCTGATGAAAGGTGAGGTTGATAGTTTCGCTATATTGTTACAAACAAAACATAAAGGTCATCCATCTAATATTTTGGGCGCTGCCATTTGGGATGGTACTTAG
- the htpG gene encoding molecular chaperone HtpG, giving the protein MASKKAETKNEHVFEAEVAQLLKLMVHSVYSNKDIFLRELISNAADACEKLRYLAIDTPDLNKNDPDFKIVLALDEKENILSISDNGIGMSNDELISNLGTIARSGTKAFMESLSEKSDGSSLIGQFGVGFYSAFMVADKVEVYSCKAGTTETHVWTSDGEGTFTIDAVDMPKAKHGTMVRLHLSKDGKDYASIPKIEEIVRSYSSHVPVPIHITGKETVKGDDDKETEQSFDRILSDGGALWTKPKSEITEEEYKEFYGHVSGQFDDPASTIHYRAEGRHEYTVLAFLPSMKPFDLFNPDRKGRMKLYVRRVFISDDIDLLPPWLRFVRGIVDSEDLPLNISRELLQDNPLLEAIKMGVTKRILSEIKKLADKKPKDFENIWEAFGPVIKEGLYEDIARRDDIYEIIRFKSSTSDGKWRSLASYVEDMKENQTAVYYALGDNEDAIKASPHLEGYRAREVEVLYLADPVDAFWVRTALGYQGKPFKSVTQGSDDLETIKPANADDDKKDEETPELANLYLFLKETLGDDVSEVRASSRLAESPVCLVASEGAMDMQLQKILKDQPDAAMNPAPVLEVNASHTMIKKLATYVENEKDKDQAKQIATLLHGQARILDGEQPTDPAKFASALNHFYDAILA; this is encoded by the coding sequence ATGGCCTCTAAAAAAGCTGAAACCAAAAATGAACACGTATTTGAAGCCGAGGTTGCCCAGCTTTTAAAGCTGATGGTGCATTCAGTTTATTCAAACAAAGACATCTTCCTGCGCGAACTCATATCAAACGCGGCTGATGCTTGTGAGAAGCTGCGTTATCTTGCCATAGACACACCAGATCTCAACAAAAACGATCCCGATTTCAAAATCGTTCTCGCACTGGATGAAAAAGAAAATATTCTCTCAATTTCCGATAATGGCATTGGCATGTCGAACGATGAATTGATTTCCAATCTTGGCACAATCGCCCGCTCAGGCACAAAGGCCTTTATGGAAAGCTTATCAGAAAAATCCGACGGCTCTTCTCTCATCGGACAATTCGGTGTCGGCTTTTATTCTGCCTTCATGGTCGCCGATAAGGTTGAGGTTTATTCATGCAAAGCTGGAACAACTGAGACCCATGTGTGGACATCTGATGGTGAGGGCACCTTTACAATAGACGCCGTGGATATGCCGAAAGCCAAACACGGCACGATGGTTCGTCTACATCTGTCAAAAGATGGAAAAGACTATGCCTCCATCCCCAAGATTGAGGAAATCGTACGATCCTATTCCTCCCATGTACCCGTGCCGATCCATATTACAGGCAAGGAAACGGTCAAAGGCGACGATGACAAGGAAACAGAACAGTCCTTCGATCGCATTTTAAGCGATGGTGGTGCACTTTGGACAAAGCCAAAGTCAGAGATCACAGAAGAAGAATACAAAGAATTCTATGGTCACGTTTCCGGGCAATTTGATGATCCAGCCAGCACAATCCATTATCGCGCAGAAGGCCGACACGAATATACGGTGCTGGCCTTTCTACCAAGCATGAAACCTTTCGATCTGTTCAATCCTGACCGCAAAGGTCGCATGAAGCTATATGTGCGCCGTGTGTTTATTTCAGATGACATTGACCTACTTCCACCATGGCTTCGCTTCGTGCGAGGAATTGTTGATTCTGAAGATTTGCCGCTGAATATTTCCCGGGAGCTTTTACAGGACAATCCTCTGCTCGAAGCTATAAAAATGGGTGTGACCAAACGCATTTTATCTGAAATCAAAAAGCTCGCCGATAAAAAACCAAAAGACTTTGAAAACATTTGGGAAGCCTTCGGCCCTGTCATCAAGGAGGGGCTTTATGAAGACATTGCTCGTCGTGATGATATCTATGAGATCATTCGATTTAAATCCAGCACATCAGATGGCAAATGGCGCTCTCTCGCCTCATATGTCGAAGACATGAAGGAAAACCAGACGGCGGTATATTATGCGCTTGGTGACAATGAAGACGCGATCAAAGCAAGCCCTCATCTGGAAGGTTATCGCGCCCGCGAGGTTGAGGTTCTCTATCTTGCCGATCCTGTTGACGCCTTTTGGGTGCGCACCGCCCTTGGCTATCAAGGCAAACCGTTTAAATCGGTCACTCAAGGGTCAGACGATCTTGAAACGATCAAACCCGCGAATGCTGACGATGATAAAAAAGATGAGGAAACGCCTGAACTCGCCAACCTGTATCTATTCTTAAAAGAAACACTAGGCGATGATGTCTCAGAGGTTCGAGCTTCCTCACGCCTTGCAGAAAGCCCCGTCTGTTTGGTCGCCTCTGAAGGCGCTATGGATATGCAGCTGCAAAAAATCCTAAAAGATCAACCAGACGCCGCCATGAACCCGGCCCCCGTACTCGAAGTGAATGCATCCCACACAATGATCAAAAAGCTGGCAACTTATGTTGAAAATGAGAAGGATAAAGACCAAGCAAAACAGATCGCAACGCTCTTGCATGGTCAAGCGCGGATTTTGGATGGTGAACAGCCAACTGATCCTGCAAAATTCGCCTCTGCACTTAATCATTTTTATGATGCTATTTTAGCTTAA
- a CDS encoding DUF2794 domain-containing protein, producing MDNENFLSDRGGHRSQMGGDVIRLPISRSAKNNASDSRKITNSKGFTQVTFDRRELSEILRVYGYRVSQGEWRDYAMDFQKDRAVFSIFKRASEMPVFRVEKNPKLARKQGAYAVVNASGMILKRGHELRQVLKVLESRKHLRVVD from the coding sequence TTGGATAATGAGAACTTTTTAAGTGATCGTGGCGGTCATCGGTCTCAAATGGGTGGTGATGTGATTCGCCTGCCAATATCTCGATCTGCAAAGAATAATGCCTCAGATAGTCGTAAAATAACAAACTCTAAAGGGTTCACGCAGGTAACGTTTGACCGGCGTGAATTGTCTGAAATTCTCAGAGTCTACGGTTATAGAGTTTCACAGGGCGAGTGGCGCGATTATGCGATGGACTTTCAAAAGGACCGCGCTGTCTTTTCGATTTTCAAACGCGCGAGCGAAATGCCGGTTTTTCGGGTTGAGAAAAACCCTAAGCTTGCTCGCAAGCAAGGGGCTTATGCTGTTGTGAATGCCAGCGGTATGATTTTGAAGCGGGGCCATGAGTTACGCCAGGTTTTAAAAGTTTTGGAATCACGTAAACACTTGCGCGTGGTGGACTAA
- a CDS encoding N-acetyltransferase family protein, with translation MNLIIRPAIDSDIPAIAAIYGDHVTHGLASFEYEAPSEDEMRKRYQAITKGGYPYLVVCEDNVVIGYSYAGSFHSRKAYEKTVENAIYLKPTAHGKGIGKTLLKALIEECSHRGFHEMIAVITKLDPPVSIILHERTGFSHAGTLSKVGYKHGQWLDVVYMQKTLKPAL, from the coding sequence ATGAACCTCATAATACGCCCAGCCATAGATAGTGATATTCCTGCCATTGCAGCGATCTATGGCGACCACGTCACCCATGGCCTTGCCTCGTTTGAATATGAGGCACCGTCAGAAGACGAAATGCGAAAGCGCTATCAAGCCATCACAAAAGGCGGTTATCCTTATCTAGTAGTTTGTGAAGACAACGTCGTCATCGGCTATTCTTATGCAGGCAGTTTTCACAGCCGCAAAGCCTATGAAAAGACCGTTGAAAATGCCATTTATCTCAAACCTACAGCGCATGGAAAAGGCATCGGCAAGACACTTCTCAAAGCCCTTATAGAAGAATGCAGCCACCGTGGCTTTCATGAAATGATTGCGGTCATCACAAAATTAGACCCGCCCGTTTCAATTATTTTACATGAACGAACAGGATTTAGTCACGCTGGGACTCTGTCAAAGGTCGGTTACAAACATGGCCAATGGTTAGATGTTGTCTATATGCAAAAGACCTTGAAGCCTGCGCTTTAG
- a CDS encoding Bax inhibitor-1/YccA family protein: MDDLQRRAQYRNSAQTDADIDQGLRSYMLSVYNYMAIAVALTGLAAYGMSSWMTSNPQIAQTLFQSPLKWVIMLAPLGFVLVLSFGIHKMKTSTAQLVFWTYAAVTGVSISWILLVFTGESVARTFFITSAAFASLSLYGYTTKRSLSGMGSFLMMGLFGIIIASVVNIFLGSSALQFAISVIGLLVFAGLTAYDTQQIKEMYFAGDDSETQGRKAIMGALRLYLDFINMFMFLLQFLGNRE, from the coding sequence ATGGATGATTTACAAAGACGCGCACAATATAGAAACAGTGCGCAAACAGATGCTGATATAGATCAGGGTCTGCGCTCCTATATGCTGTCCGTGTATAACTACATGGCAATAGCCGTTGCTCTAACAGGCTTGGCAGCTTACGGCATGTCCAGCTGGATGACAAGCAACCCACAGATTGCTCAAACTTTGTTCCAAAGCCCGCTTAAATGGGTCATCATGCTAGCGCCGCTCGGTTTTGTTCTGGTGCTCTCTTTTGGTATTCACAAAATGAAAACCAGCACAGCACAATTGGTGTTTTGGACCTATGCGGCTGTAACCGGTGTTTCAATCTCATGGATTTTGCTTGTCTTTACCGGTGAAAGCGTTGCCCGCACCTTCTTCATTACATCTGCGGCCTTCGCTTCATTGAGCCTTTATGGGTACACAACAAAACGCAGCCTTTCAGGCATGGGTTCCTTCTTGATGATGGGCCTCTTCGGTATCATCATTGCCTCTGTTGTGAACATTTTCCTTGGTTCAAGCGCTCTACAATTTGCAATCTCAGTAATTGGTCTGCTCGTGTTTGCCGGTCTTACCGCATACGACACACAGCAAATCAAAGAAATGTATTTTGCAGGCGACGATTCAGAAACTCAAGGTCGCAAAGCGATCATGGGTGCACTGCGTCTTTATCTCGACTTCATCAATATGTTCATGTTCCTTCTGCAGTTCCTTGGCAACCGCGAATAG
- a CDS encoding ABC transporter permease: protein MSTLAAINPSSTLKHKPKALYFARLAFTFALREMRAGVRGFMIFLACLSLGVAAIAGVNALSASLVSSISSEGQSILGGDLRFSLIHREADEKERAYLESLGPLTVNATMRAMARLPDGSDQTLAELKGVDNAYPLYGEMKLQSGGSLQDALKPKADKTYGGVGELGLLARLNLKVGDTVNLGNINLIITDVIESEPDRLAGSVGFGPRLIVSQAALRASNLVQPGSLVRWHYKIKLGETISREEVENVRIATQKAFPKAGWRVRSRDNASPGLSRNIERFAQFLTLVGLTALIVGGVGVANAVTAYLDSKREVIATFKSIGATGEFVFAIYIIQILIIASIAIAIGVVLGSFIPTIAAYYLRETLPVDIDTTVQPAALALAALYGYLMALVFALWPLARARDIPPTALFRDHEAGGRRLPRPIYLAMLLSCIAILFILAIGLSDNRQIAIYFSVGTAVSFGLLRLIAIGIMSIAKRLPHAKSTEWRLAIGNIHRPGSITPSVVLSLGLGLTLLVSIALIDGNLRNQLTSSLADEAPSFFFVDVQNHEVGQFETLLRDNAKGAKLERVPMLRGFFVEIDGKKPSDMVVPSESQWALRGDRGITYSATIPENSILHEGKWWAEDHEGPSLVSFDEEVARHFGLKIGDQITINVLGREITSTLASTRKVEWQSLGINFVMVFSPNTFANAPHSHLATLTYEDGGTVEKEFNLMKTVAAQFPTITMVRVKDALERVADVVGQMAWAIRGASGVTLLSSILVLAGALAAGHRTQIYDAVILKTLGATRAQLIKAYLIQYTLLGTITATFGILSGTLASWFVVENIMDGDFIFLPSAAFSAALTALTLCISLGLIGTWRILGQKAAPLLRNL, encoded by the coding sequence ATGAGCACTCTTGCAGCTATCAATCCCTCATCAACCTTAAAGCATAAACCAAAGGCACTTTATTTCGCTCGCCTTGCCTTCACCTTTGCACTTCGTGAAATGCGTGCGGGTGTACGCGGATTTATGATTTTCCTTGCCTGCCTGTCGCTTGGTGTTGCCGCCATTGCTGGTGTCAATGCGCTCTCAGCCTCTCTTGTTTCAAGCATCTCGTCAGAAGGACAAAGCATCTTAGGTGGAGACTTACGCTTTTCCCTGATTCACCGAGAAGCCGACGAAAAAGAACGCGCCTATCTTGAAAGCCTCGGCCCCCTCACCGTCAATGCCACCATGCGAGCCATGGCTCGCCTACCTGATGGGTCAGATCAAACCCTGGCTGAATTAAAAGGTGTTGATAATGCTTATCCACTTTATGGCGAGATGAAGCTACAAAGCGGCGGGTCCCTGCAAGATGCATTGAAACCAAAAGCTGATAAAACCTATGGCGGCGTAGGCGAACTCGGCCTTCTCGCTCGACTTAATTTGAAAGTGGGCGATACAGTCAATTTGGGCAATATCAATCTCATCATAACCGATGTGATTGAAAGCGAACCGGACAGACTTGCAGGCAGTGTTGGCTTTGGCCCGCGCCTGATCGTGTCACAAGCCGCTCTTCGCGCCTCCAATCTTGTGCAGCCAGGAAGCCTTGTTCGCTGGCATTATAAAATAAAGCTAGGTGAAACAATTTCACGCGAGGAAGTAGAAAATGTCCGCATTGCAACACAAAAAGCCTTCCCAAAGGCGGGCTGGCGCGTACGCTCCCGCGACAACGCATCCCCTGGACTGTCACGTAACATCGAGCGGTTTGCACAATTTTTGACACTGGTCGGTTTAACCGCGCTCATTGTTGGCGGTGTTGGTGTTGCCAATGCTGTTACGGCCTATCTCGACAGCAAAAGAGAAGTAATCGCAACCTTCAAAAGCATTGGCGCCACGGGCGAATTCGTCTTTGCCATCTACATCATTCAAATTTTGATAATTGCCTCCATCGCGATTGCAATCGGTGTGGTGCTTGGCTCATTCATCCCAACCATTGCCGCTTACTATTTACGCGAAACATTGCCCGTTGATATTGACACAACCGTGCAACCAGCAGCCCTCGCATTGGCCGCGCTCTATGGCTATTTAATGGCCCTTGTTTTTGCGCTTTGGCCCCTTGCCCGCGCACGCGACATTCCACCAACGGCACTATTTCGCGATCATGAAGCAGGTGGACGCAGATTACCGCGCCCCATTTATCTGGCAATGCTTTTAAGTTGCATCGCAATCCTCTTCATTCTCGCTATTGGCCTTTCAGATAATCGGCAAATTGCAATCTATTTCTCTGTCGGCACCGCCGTGTCCTTCGGGCTTTTACGTCTAATTGCAATTGGCATCATGAGCATTGCCAAACGGCTCCCACACGCCAAATCAACCGAATGGCGGCTAGCCATCGGCAATATCCATCGCCCCGGCTCCATCACCCCTTCGGTTGTTTTATCCCTTGGACTCGGCCTGACCTTGCTTGTTTCCATCGCCTTAATCGATGGAAATTTGCGAAACCAACTCACCTCATCGCTTGCAGATGAAGCGCCGAGCTTCTTCTTTGTCGATGTTCAAAACCACGAAGTTGGTCAATTCGAAACATTGCTACGCGACAATGCTAAAGGAGCAAAGCTGGAGCGCGTCCCTATGCTGCGCGGGTTTTTCGTTGAGATTGACGGCAAAAAACCATCAGACATGGTAGTGCCCAGTGAAAGCCAATGGGCGCTGCGCGGTGATCGCGGCATAACTTATTCAGCGACGATACCAGAAAACTCAATCCTGCATGAAGGGAAATGGTGGGCCGAAGATCATGAGGGACCATCACTTGTTTCTTTTGATGAGGAGGTCGCCCGCCACTTTGGCTTAAAGATAGGCGATCAAATTACCATCAATGTTTTAGGCCGAGAAATAACATCAACTCTTGCAAGCACCCGAAAAGTTGAATGGCAGTCGCTTGGTATCAATTTCGTGATGGTGTTCTCTCCCAACACTTTTGCCAATGCCCCTCACTCCCATTTGGCAACGCTCACTTATGAAGACGGCGGAACCGTTGAAAAAGAATTCAACTTAATGAAAACTGTGGCTGCCCAGTTCCCTACCATCACCATGGTGCGAGTAAAAGATGCATTAGAGCGCGTGGCCGATGTTGTGGGTCAAATGGCCTGGGCTATCAGAGGCGCCTCCGGTGTTACTCTTTTATCTTCCATCTTAGTGCTAGCAGGCGCTTTGGCAGCTGGTCACCGCACACAAATCTATGATGCGGTTATTCTAAAAACACTGGGTGCGACGCGGGCACAACTCATCAAAGCCTATCTCATCCAATACACTCTATTGGGTACAATCACAGCCACTTTTGGCATATTGTCCGGTACATTGGCGTCATGGTTCGTCGTTGAAAATATCATGGACGGAGATTTTATTTTTCTTCCATCAGCAGCTTTTTCTGCAGCGCTGACTGCGTTGACACTGTGTATTTCTCTCGGGTTGATCGGCACATGGCGCATTTTGGGCCAAAAAGCAGCTCCTTTGTTAAGGAACTTGTAA
- a CDS encoding ABC transporter ATP-binding protein gives MPDTTSPIIQLDNVHLSLGEGAGRVHILKGIGLEIERGSAVGLVGPSGSGKSTLLMVMSGLEKADSGTVNVVGHNLTALAEDDLARFRGRHVGIVFQSFHLIANMTALENVAVPLELAGVTNAFERAREELITVGLGERLTHYPGELSGGEQQRVAIARALIAKPDVLIADEPTGNLDEGTGEDITNLLFKLQEERSMTLLLVTHDLKLASRCNVAIEIRSGEIKATNDGTPSLLNRIAKPASATE, from the coding sequence TTGCCCGATACGACATCTCCCATTATCCAGCTCGATAATGTCCATCTTTCCCTTGGTGAGGGCGCGGGGCGTGTTCATATTTTAAAAGGCATCGGCCTTGAAATTGAACGTGGCTCTGCTGTTGGTCTTGTTGGGCCATCCGGTTCTGGAAAATCAACACTTCTTATGGTGATGAGCGGCTTAGAAAAGGCTGATTCTGGCACCGTGAATGTGGTCGGTCACAATCTCACAGCATTGGCTGAGGACGATCTTGCTCGCTTTCGTGGCCGCCATGTTGGTATTGTCTTCCAATCATTTCATCTCATTGCCAATATGACAGCACTCGAAAATGTCGCCGTTCCACTAGAGCTTGCAGGCGTTACAAATGCTTTTGAGCGCGCTCGCGAAGAGCTGATCACCGTCGGGCTTGGCGAGCGCCTCACCCATTATCCAGGTGAATTATCTGGTGGTGAACAACAGCGCGTTGCCATCGCCCGCGCCTTGATCGCAAAACCTGATGTGCTGATTGCAGACGAGCCAACCGGCAATCTGGATGAAGGCACAGGCGAAGATATCACCAATCTACTCTTCAAATTACAAGAAGAGCGCAGCATGACCTTGCTGCTTGTTACCCATGACCTGAAGCTTGCGAGCCGGTGTAATGTGGCAATTGAAATCAGGAGCGGCGAGATTAAGGCCACCAATGATGGCACGCCTTCGCTTCTCAACAGAATAGCAAAACCTGCGAGTGCAACTGAATGA
- a CDS encoding arylesterase, with translation MMVSPYSVTSAMAEPIKIVAFGDSLMAGFGLSPQDGFTVKLQTTLQERGHEVLIVNAGVSGDTTSSGRSRLDWSVGPDTDAVILELGANDMLRGIKADAVRGNLDAIVKALEARNIPVLIAGMQAAPNLGKEYVKAFNAIYRDLATQYDMLLYPFFLDGVAGSAGLNQADGIHPTAAGVDVIVDRILPKVEELIAAVKK, from the coding sequence ATGATGGTTTCACCCTATTCGGTTACGTCTGCAATGGCTGAGCCGATCAAAATTGTGGCATTTGGGGATAGCTTGATGGCAGGCTTTGGTTTGTCTCCACAAGATGGCTTTACAGTGAAGCTTCAAACAACCCTTCAAGAGAGGGGCCATGAGGTGTTGATTGTGAATGCCGGGGTTTCCGGTGACACCACAAGCAGTGGTCGTTCACGACTAGACTGGTCAGTTGGGCCGGATACGGATGCAGTTATTTTGGAGTTGGGTGCAAATGATATGTTGCGCGGCATTAAGGCTGATGCTGTTCGCGGTAATCTTGACGCGATTGTGAAGGCGCTTGAGGCGCGTAATATACCCGTTTTGATTGCCGGCATGCAAGCTGCACCAAACTTGGGCAAAGAGTATGTCAAGGCATTTAATGCGATCTATCGGGACCTTGCAACTCAATATGACATGCTGCTTTACCCCTTCTTTCTCGATGGCGTAGCAGGTAGTGCGGGCCTGAATCAGGCTGACGGGATTCATCCAACAGCAGCAGGCGTTGATGTGATTGTTGATCGAATTTTGCCGAAGGTTGAAGAGTTGATTGCGGCAGTGAAGAAATAG